From Inquilinus sp. Marseille-Q2685:
CTTTCTTCACGAAACTCTCAACCTTTATCGGCGCCCTCTCCCGGCGCGGCCGACAGGAGGCGCCGGCCGGACTCGCGCTGCTGGCATTCCAGCAGGATGTCGCGGGCGATCGGCGCCGCGTATTCGCTGCCGCCGCCGCCATGCTCGACGATCACCGAGCAGGCGTAGCGCGGCGCGCCGACCGGGGCGTAGGCCACGAACCAGGCGTGGTGGCGCTGGTTCCACGGCCAGTTGTCCGGGTTCACCCCGGCGGCGCGTTCGGCCATGCTGATGCGGCGGACCTGGCTGGTGCCGCTCTTGCCGCCCATCTCCATGCCCTTCTGCTTGATCTGCGACTTGCGGCCGGTGCCGCGGGTCATCACCGCGGCCGTGCCTTCCATCACCGTGTCGATATGGGCTTTGGCGAAGCCCATCGACGGGACGTCCGGCGTCTCCGGCATCACCTGGTCGCCGACCGCCATGACCAGGCGCGGCACCACCGCCTTGCCGCCGTTCACCAGCCGCGAGGTCATGGTGGCGAGCTGAAGCGGCGTCGCCAGCACATAGCCCTGGCCGATGCCGGCGATCAGCGATTCGCCGAGCTGCCAGGAGGTGCCCATGGCCCCCTCCTTCCAGGCCTTGGTCGGCATCAGCCCCGGCCGCTCGTTCGGCAGGTCGACGCCCAGCTTCTGGCCGATGCCGAACTTGTTCGCGCCCTCCGCCAGCCGGTCGATGCCGAGCCGCCGTGCCATCTCGTAGAAATAGACGTCGCAGGACTGGGCCATGGCGTCGACCACGTTCAGGCTGCCGTGGCCGCCGCGCTTCCAGCAGTGGAAGCGGTGGTCGCCGAGATTGACGTAGCCGGGGCAGAAGACGCGCTGGTCCGGCGTGGTGACCCCGGCCTCCAGCGCCGTCATCGCCACCGCGATCTTGAAGGTCGAACCCGGCGGGTACTGGCCGTTGATCACCTTGTTGTTGAGGATGCCGTAGGGGTCGTCGACCAGGCGGCGCCAATCCGCCGTGCTGATGCCGTTCGGGAACAGGTTGGCGTCGTAGGACGGGTGCGAGGCCATGGCCAGCACGTCGCCATTGTGCACGTCCATGATCACGGCGGCGGCGCTGAACTCGCTCTTCAGCCGCTCCATGACATAGCGCTGCAGCTCGAAATCGATGGTCAGCCGGACCTCCTGGCCCGGCTTGCCCTCCTCCCGGTTCAGCTCGCGGATCACCCGGCCGACGGCGTTGACCTCGACCTGGCTCGACCCGGCGACGCCGCGCAGGTCGGTCTCGTACTGCCGCTCGACGCCCGACTTGCCGATGCGGAATCCCGGCAGGCTCAGCACCGGCTCACCGGTCAGGTCGGCCTCGGCCACGGCGCCGACATAGCCGATGACATGGGCCATCTCGGTGCCGAAGGGATAGCGGCGGGATTCGCCGACCTCGATCGACAGGCCCGGCAGTTCCGGCCCGTTGACGTCGATCCAGGAGACCTGCTCCCAGCTGAGGTTCTCCTTCACCGTCACCGGCACGAAGGCGCGGCGGCGCTTCACGTCGCGGACGATGCGGGCCAGGTCGGCATCGGTCAGCGGCACGCCCTGCGCCAGCCGGCCGAGCACGCCCTGGATATCCTTCGCCTCCTCCGCCACCAGCACGACCCGGAAGTTCTGGTCGTTGACCGCGAGCTGGGTGCCGAAGCGGTCGGTGATCAGACCGCGCGACGGCGCCAGGAGCCGCATGTTGATGCGGTTCGATTCGGCCAGCACCTTGTAGCGGTCGCTCTCCTCCACCTGCAGGTAGTAGAGCCGCCCGCCCAGCACGCTGAGCAGGCCGAGCTTCAGCCCGCCGAGGGCGAAGGCGCGGCGGGTGAAGCCGCGGGAGCGGTCGGTGTCGCGCTCCATGGGGGCTAGTCCCCTGCCCGCAGGAAGCCGCGATGCACCTGGATGAACAGCCAGGCCAGCGGCGGGAAGAGGGCGATGGTCACGGCCAGCCGGACCAGGAGCGGCCGCGGCGGCACGATCGCGACGTCATAGAGGCCGACGCCGATCCATTCGACCAGGGTGACGACGGCGGCCAGCACGGCGAAGCCCAGCCACAGCACCACGAAAGGCCGGCCGGCCAGGAAGCGGCGCTGGCGCAGCAGCACCCACTGGCACAGCAGCAGGATCGCGGCGTGCAGGCCGATCGGCGCATCGGTCAGCGCGTCGTGCAGGAGGCCGACCAGGAAGATCAGCCACATCGGCATCAGGTCGGGCCGGTGCACGCCCCAGTAGTAGACCGAGGCCAGCGGCAGCAGCGGCGCGATCGCGCTGTAATAGGGCAATTGCGTGGGCGTCACCCCGACCAGCACCAGGATCAGCGTCACGGCCCCGGGGGCGGCATGGCGGGCGGCGAGGTCGAGCTTGTGCAGCAGGTCCCCGGTCATTGCGCGAAGCCGGGCACCGGCTGCATCGCCATGCCGGGATCGAGCGCGCGGAAATCGACGACCTTGACGTAGGGGATGGCCTCGAGCGGCTCGATCGGCTGGATGCGGACGGCGCTGTCCTGGGCGGCGGCGACGATGCCGACCGGCAGCCCGGCCGGGAACATGCCGCCATTGCCCGAGGTGACGATGCGGTCACCGACGCGGATCGAGGCGTCCGGCGGCAGATACAGGAGCCGCGGCCGGTCGGTGTTGTCGCCGCCGACGATGGCGCGCTGCTGGGTACGCTCCACCACCACCGGGATGCGGGCGTTGAGATCGGTGATCAGCAGCACCCGGGCGGAATGGTCGCCGGTCTGCACGATCCGGCCGATCAGGCCGCGGCCGCCGAGCACCGCCTGGCCGTCGCGGATGCCGTTGGCGGCGCCGAGATTGATCGTCAGGCTGCGGACGAAGGCGCCGCCATTGTCGGCCACCACCCGGGCGGTCAGGAAGGAATGGGCCGAATCCGGCGTGTAGTTCAGGAGGTTGCGCAGGGTCAGGTTCTCGGCCTCGAGCCGGAACGCCACGTCCTGGTACTGCCGCAGCGTCGCCACCTCCTGCCGCAGCCGGGCGTTCTCGCCGCGGATGTCGGACAGGCTCTGCATCTCGGTCACCAGGCGGGCGACGCTGGCCGCCGGGCGCGACATGGCGTCGAGGATCGGCGCCACCGCATCGACCACGCGGGCGCGGGCGCCGTCGAGCAGGACGGCATCGATTTTGCCGACCATGAGCAGGCTGATCGCGGCGAACAGCAGCAGGCCGAAGGAGAATCGGTGCGCCACGGCCCTGATCGCCGCGATGCGAACCACCGGTCTGCTCCGCTGCATCACCCGCATGTCCCGTCCGCCGAAGACCGGATTTCCGAAAGGCAGAGTACTACCGTTTTCCCGAATACCCCAGCATGTGCCGGGGTGCTGATCAATACATATTGATCAGCACGTGCTTGAGCGTCTTCATCTCTTCCAGCGCCCGGCCGGTGCCGAGCGCGACGCAGGACAGCGGGTCGTCGGCGATCGACACCGGCAGGCCGGTGGCGTGCCGCAGCACCAGGTCGAGATTGCCCAGCAGCGAGCCGCCGCCGGTCAGGACGATGCCTTTGTCGACGATGTCGGCCGCTAGCTCCGGCGCGGTGTGCTCGAGCGCCACCTTCACCGCCTCGACGATCTGGCTGACCGGCTCGGACAGGCTCTCGGCGATCTGCCGCTCGGAGATCACCAGCTCCTTCGGCACGCCGTTCAGGAGATCCCGTCCCTTGATCTCCATGTAGCGGCCCTCGCCGTCCTCCGGCGGGGCGGCGGTGCCGATCTCCTTCTTGATCCGCTCGGACGAGCCCTCGCCAATCAGGAGGTTATGGTTGCGGCGGATATAGGCGATGATCGCCTCGTCCATCTTGTCGCCGCCGACGCGGACCGAACGGGAATAGACGATGCCGCCGAGCGACAGCACCGCGACTTCGGTGGTGCCGCCGCCGATGTCGACCACCATGCTGCCGGTCGGCTCGGTCACCGGCAGGCCGGCGCCGATCGCCGCCGCCATCGGCTCCTCGATCAGGTAGACCCGGCGGGCGCCCGCGCTCTCCGCCGATTCCTGGATGGCGCGGCGCTCGACCGCGGTCGAGCCGGAGGGAACGCAGACGATCACCTCCGGCGCCGCGAAGCTGCGCCGGTTGTGCACCTTGCGGATGAAATGCTTGATCATCTCCTCCGCCACCTCGAAATCGGCGATGACGCCGTCGCGGAGGGGGCGGATGGCAGTGATGTTGCCCGGGGTACGGCCCAGCATCTGCTTGGCCTCGTCGCCGACCGCCAGGACCTGCTTCTTGCCCCGGATGTTGGCGATCGCCACCACCGACGGCTCGTTCAGGACGATGCCACGGCCCTTGACGTAGACCAGCGTGTTCGCCGTGCCCAGGTCGATGGCCATGTCAGCCGAGAGGAAACCGAAGAAATTGAACATGCGGCCGTGATGTCCTGTCAGCCGGGCTCGGCTGGGAGGGTCCAGAGCGAGGGGCGGGAGCGGCGGGCCGATCCCGCCGCCGGGTTGCTTTAGACCAGCCCGGCCCGAGTCTCAAGCGGAGAGTCGGGCAGAATCATGGCACCCGGAATCACATGCCGCGCTCGGCCATCGAGCCGCTGACGTCGATGTCCCGGGGTGCGGCGCACTGCCCCGGCCGGCGGTACAGGCAGATCTCGCTCGGGCAGCTTTCCAGCCGGTAGCCGGTCTCCGGCGGCATCTGCTCCGGCCGCGCCATCACATAGTTGAAGGACGGGGCCGAACGCCACAACCGCCGCATGTTGTCGCCGAACCAGAACACCGGCACGTCACGGTGCAGGGTGGTGTAGCCCGCCAGGTCCCACCAGGGCGTCAGCAGACCGAGGCCGCACAGCGCCTCGCGCTCGTGCAGCGCCTGGGTGGTGGCGATGCCGGGCGCGACGCGGGTCCATTCCGGGCGCCAGCGGTCGCTGGCCGACAGCAGGCCCGAGGCCAGCACCCAGGCGGCGCAGAGCACAGCGAGAGGCGCCCAGTGGGGCACGCCCCCCCAGCGCTCGGCCGCCAGCCCCGCCAGGCGCCGGGCCAGCCGTTCGGTGCCCAGCGCTGCCAGGATCAGCAGGAAAGGCAGCGCCGGCAGGACGAAGCGGTATTCCTTGTGCGCGACTAGGCTGTGCGACAGCACCACCGCCAGCGGCACCGCCACCAGCATCGGCTGGCCGCGCGCGCCCAGCACGACCAGCGCCGCCATCGGCGCCAGCCACCACGACCAGACCCGGACGTATTCCTCGAGGTAGAAGCCCAGCGGCATGACGCCGAAGCTGTGGCTCTTCTCCTCGACGATGTTGATCCAGAAGTTCTTCAGCACCGACTGGAACGGCCAGCCCAGCGTCACCCAGTCGAGCAGGCCGTTGCACAGCAGCACCGGGGCCAGCCCGGCCAGCAGCATCGGCCGCAGCCGGCCGCGCCAGTCGCCACGGCTGGCGACCACGGCCGCGGTGAGGATCGCCGGCAGCAGGTGGAAGCGGAAGACGAACACCAGGCCGAACAGCAGCCCCGCCCAGATCAGCCGCCGCCGGTCGCCCGCCTCCGCCGTCCAGGCCAGCCAGCAGGCGACCAGCAGCAGGCTGGTGGCGATCGATTCGGTCAGCGCCGTCGGCGCGTAATAGACCAGCTCGAACCAGAGCGTGGCGATGAAGGCCGCGGTCAGCCCCGCCGTCAGCCCGGCGGCGCGGCGGGCCCAGAGGAAGGCGACCGCCGGGATGCTCAGCGACAGCGCCGACCACAGCGCCTTCGAGACGGCGAGATAGGAGGCCGGGTCGTCGCTGACCCAGGACACCGCCTTCATCAGCCCGGCCAGCATCCCCGGCAGCAGCCAGGAGCGGATGCCCTCGCGATACTCCCAGGGGACGATGCCCTGGCCGAAGGCCAGCCGGTGCGCCTGCTCGTAATACTGGAACAGCTCGTCGGCGTGGTGGATGCGCGGGAACGCCAGGGCGAGGACGATGCGAAGCAGCAGCCCGAGGGTCAGGAGCCCGGCCAGCCCGACCAGCCAGCCGGGCCAGCCGTCGAGGACGCCGGGGCGCGGATACGGCAGGGCGACCGAGGCTGCTGTGGCGCCGACCGGTCGACCCCGATAGCGATCGGACACGGACGGATCGACCGATCGGCGTTGCTCCACAGTGTCGTCGGTCATGTCGCTCCGAATCGCGGCCGGACTATCGAATGTTGCTGCCTATAACACCCGCGACGCGGGTTTCGTCTGAAAAATCCTCGGAAAAATCATCATATCCAGGATCTTGTTCGGAGTTTGTCCGTGCCTTCACCGGAAGAAAGCGGAGGCGCGGGATGAAAATCGACGATGGCTGCGTATATGGGGCATGAAACGCCGCAAGGATGATTTCGACGTCATCGCCGAGCTGCCGGGGCTGAAGCGCTACGCGCTGGTCCTGACCCGCGATGCCGCCGAGGCCGAGGACCTGCTGCAGGAGACCCTGCTCAAGGCCTATGAGGGGCGGCGCGGCTGGCAGCCGGACCGGGCGCTGCGCCCGTGGCTGTTCTCGATCATGCACAACGCCCACGCCTCGCGGCTGCGCGGCCGCCGCGCCGAGGACGCCCGCATCGCGCAGGCGACGCAGTTCGCCCCCGAATCCGGCGCGCCGAGCCAGGATGCCCGGGTCCAGCTGGCCCAGGTGCAGCGGGCGCTGCTGACCCTGCCGGAGGAGCAGCGCGAGGCGCTGCTGCTCGTGGCGGTCGAGGAGTTCCGCTACCAGGAGGCCGCGACCATCCTCGGCATCCCGCTCGGCACGCTGATGTCGCGCCTGGGCCGCGCCCGGGCCGCCTTGCGCGAGACCGTCGGCAGCGGCGCCGGCGACGCGGCCGGCACCGATGGACCGACCCCGCCGCGGCTGCGGCTGGTGGAGTGACGCCCATGACCCAGACCACCCCGACCGAAGCCGAGATTCAGGCCTATATCGACGGCGAGCTCGACCTGCCCCGCCGGATCGAGGTCGAGGCCCATCTCGAGGCGAATCCCGCCCTCGCCGCCCAGGTGATGGCCGATCTGCGCCTGCGCGACGCGCTGCGCCTGGCCTTCGCCGAGGATGCCGGCATCCGCGTCGCCAGCTACGAGAACGCCCGGCTGCTCGGCCGCGCCGTGCGCTGGCGCCGGCTGGCCGGCCGCCTGCGCCGGGTGGCCGCGGTGGTGCTGCTGGTCGGCATCGGCTGGGGCGCCCAGTCGATCCTGGGCGTGACCCGGATCGACAGCGCCTCGGCCACCATCCCGGCCTATGCCGACGAGGCCGGCGACGCCTACCGCACCGTGCTGTACCGCCACCTGGTCGACCCGGCCGAGCCCAAGGGCGGGCTGAAGCCGGAGGATCTGGCCAAGGCGCCGATCACGCTGCCCGACCTGCCGCAGGGCTGGTCGATCCGCTCGATCGAGGTGGTGCCCTGGGATGGCGGCTCCGGCTTCGAGGCGACGATCGACACCGACCGGTTCGGGCTGGTGACGCTGTTCGCTGCCGCCACCGACGGCTTCGACGTGCAGACGCCGCAGGCCCAGCGCGCCAAGGACGTCACCGTCGCCTATTGGCAGGTCGGCCCCTCGGTCTACGCGCTCTGCGCCGAGGCGAAGGCGGAGGACCTGCTGGTCGCCGCCAACGGCCTGGCCGACACCCTGTACTGACTTGGTCCCCAAGGAGAGAACGACACCATGAACATGCAGCAATACGAATGGCAGGGGACGGCGGCGCGAGCCACAGCCGCCGAGCTCGATGCCGGCCTGCGCCAGCACATGCTGCGCGTCTACAACTACATGGGCCTGGGCCTAGTCCTGACCGGCCTGGTCGCCTATCTGGTCGCCAGCACCCCGGCGATCTACATCCCGATCTTCACCAGCCCGCTGAAATGGGCGGTGATGCTGGCGCCGCTGGCCTTCGTGTTCTTCTTCTCGTTCCGCATCCACGCCATCTCCTCCTCCACGGCGCAGATGGTGTTCTGGCTGTTCTGCGGCGCCATGGGCCTGTCGATGGCCTCGATCTTCCTGGTCTTCACCGGGACCAGCATCGCCCGCACCTTCATGATCACCGCGGTCATGTTCGGCGCGATGAGCCTGTACGGCTACACCACCAAGGCGGACCTGTCCCGCTTCGGCTCGTTCCTGATGATGGGCCTGGTCGGCATCATCATCGCCAGCATCGTCAACATCTTTCTCGGCTCGACCGCGCTGCAGTTCGTCGTCTCGGTCGCCGGCGTGCTGATCTTCACCGGCCTGACCGCCTGGGACACCCAGCGGATCAAGGAGGAATATGCCGAGCACTACGACAGCGAGAGCCTGAACAAGCTCGCGGTGATGGGCGCGCTGTCGCTGTACCTGAACTTCATCAACATGTTCCAGCTGCTGCTGCAGCTGACCGGCATGACGCGTGAGGAGTAGCAGCGTGTACGATAACGAGAAGCAGGCCATCGACGACCTGTTCGTGAAGCTGGCGCGGGCCGAGCGCGACGGCGGCCCGCGCGACGCGGGCGCCGAGGAGCTGATCCGGCGCCGCCTCGCCGAGCAGCCGGCCGCAGCCTACTACATGGCCCAGGTGATCCTGGTGCAGGAGCAGGCGCTGGCCGCCGCCCAGGCCCAGATCAACGAGCTGGAGCGGCGCGCCGCCCAGCCGGCGGCCGGCGGCTTCCTGGCCGGGCTGTTCGGCGGCGGCCAGCAGCGGCCGCAGCCGGGTGGCTCGCCCTGGGGCCGGCAGCAGGCCCAGCCCGGCTATGGTGGTCAGCCGGGATACGGCGCCCAGCAGGGCTACGGCCGGTCCGGCGGCGGTGGCGGGTTCATGGCGGGCGCCATGCAGACCGCCATGGGCGTGGCCGGCGGCGTGGTCCTCGGCAACCTGCTGATGGACGCGTTCACCCCCGACATGGCCCAGGCGGCCGAGGACGCCGCCGGCGACCCGGCGTCCGACGCCGGGGTCGATATGGGCGGCGAGGAGTTCTGAGGTTAGTATGGGGCCGGCGGCGTCATGCCTCCGGCCTCCCCTTTTTGACGTGAGCCGATCGGGACATATCGTGGAAAGTCTTGTTGCCCAGGTCACGCAATTCATCACCGACAACCAGGCCTGGGCGGGACCGATCCTGTTCCTGCTGGCCTTCGGTGAATCCATGGCCGTGGTCGGCCTGTTCGTCCCCTGCACCGCGCTGATGCTGGCGACCGGCGCCCTGGTCGGCGGCGGCCTGCTGCATCCCGTCCCGGTGATCCTGTGGTCGATCGCCGGCGCCGTGATGGGCGATGCCGTCTCCTACTGGCTGGGGCAGAAGCTGGGGCCGAACGCCCGCAACGTCTGGCCGTTCTCGCGCGACCGCGCGATGATCGCCCGCGGCCGGCTGTTCTTCCGCCGCTGGGGCACCGCCTCGATCTTCCTCGGCCGCTTCCTGGGGCCGCTGCGCGCCGTGGTGCCGCTGATCGCCGGGATCATGCGCATGCGCCCCGCCCGCTTCCAGATCGCCAATGTGCTGTCGGCCATCGTCTGGGTCCCGGCCATGCTGGCGCCGGGCTGGCTGGTGGCCCAAGGCGTCGGCGAGCTGGAGGGCATCGGCGAGACCGAATGGATCGTCATGACCGGCGGCCCGCTTCTGGCCGGCGCCCTGACCCTGGCGGTCTTCGCCAAGTTCGCGTCCCGCCGCGCCGTACCGGTCCGCGTCCGCCGCAACCGGACCGCCGGCGAGCAGGCCTGAGGAGGACGCCATGGGCCTGAGCGCTGCGAAACTCCTGATCATCGGCGCGGTCGTCGGCCTCCTGTTCCTGCCGATGCTGCTGCGCCAGGCACGATCGATCCCGGTGCTGCTGGAGCAGGCGCGCGCCGCCTTCGCGGGCGAGGACGCGGAGACGGCCGGCCATCGCCCGCAGGCGGCGGAGCCTGCCCGCCAGGCCCCGCGCCCGGCCAGCTTCGCCGAGCGGCTGGGCCACGTCATCGGCCGGCTGCTGCAGCGCCTGGGCCTGTTCCGCGCCGGCTGAGAGCCACCGCCGGGAACCATCTCCGGCCCGGCGCCGTTGATTTCCAGCCGACCCGCCCGGCATCTTGAGCCTTCCTGCCGGACGCACGGCTGGAGGTCGCCCATGCCCTCGACTGCGTTGCTGCCCCTGATCGGCGCGCTCCTGGTCATCGCCGGCTTGGTGTATTCGGCCTTCCAGGCCATCTGGATCAGCCGGTTCAACCGCGAGAAGCGGTCCTTCAGCCTGTGGGGCTTCGGGCTGAGGGCGAATTGGCCCGGCCTGGCGCTGATCGCCGCCGGCGCCATCCTGTTGCTGGCGCCCTCGGCGCTTCAGGGACCGCAATGACCCCAGCTGGATCCGGGCACCCGCTGTTCCCCGCGGGACAGCCGGAGTTCCGCCCGCCTGCGTAAATGCAGGGGCCCGGCCGCCCGGCCGCGCCATCCATCGGGGGAAATCCATGCCCATCATCCGTCGAACCCTGGCGGCCGGTGCCGCCCTGGCGTTCCTGTCCTCTGCTGCCCCCGCCGCCGACAAGGTCGCGGTGGCGGTCACCGCGGTCGTCGAGCACCCGCTGCTCGACGCCGTCCGCGACGGGGTGAAGGCGGCGCTGGAGGAGTCCGGCTACAAGGAGGGCGAGGCTCTCGTCTTCCAATACGAATCGGCGCAGGGCAGCCCGGCCACGGCAGCCCAGATCGCGCAGAAATATGTCGGTGAGGCGCCGGACGTGATCGTCGCGATCACCACGCCCTCGGCCCAGGCCGCGGCGGCGGCGACGCGGGACATCCCGGTGGTGTTCGGCGCCGTCACCGACCCGGTCGCCGCCGGGCTGGTCGCCAGCCGCGAGCATCCCGGCGGGAACGTCACCGGCACGTCCGACGCCTTGCCCCTGGCCGATCACCTGGACCTGGTCCGGCAGATCGTGCCGGCGGTGAAGACGATCGGCGTGGTCTTCAATCCGGCCGAGGCCAACAGCGTCTCGACCGTGGCGGCGCTGCGCGGGATGGCGCCGGAATGGGGCGTCGGCATCATTGATGCCGCGGCCACCAAGACGGCCGATGTCCGCGCCGCGGCACAGAGCCTGGTCGGCAAGGTCGACGCGATCTACGTCCCCACCGACAACACCGTCGCCACGGCGGTCGAGTCGGTGGTCGGGGTCGGACTCGAGAACCGGATCCCGGTCTTCGCCGCCGAGACCGAAAGCGTCGCCCGCGGCGCCGTCGCCGCGATCGGCTTCGACTATTTCCAGCTCGGCCGCGAGACCGGAGCCATGGTCGTGCGGGTGCTGCGGGGCGAGAAGCCCGGGGACATGCCTGTGGTGAATGCCCGCGGCAGCGACCTGGTGGTCAACCTGGCATCGGCCGCGGCCATGGGCGTCACCGTTCCGCCGGCGCTGCTGAGCCAAGCCCGGAAGGTGATCCGATGAGGCCCGTCCCTGCCCTCTACGCGTCCTGCGAAGCGTCGCTGCCGGCACGGCGGTGATAGAGGTCGAGCACCATCTCGCGGCCGGCCGGGCCCAGCAGTTCCAGCGCCGCCAACGGGTGGCGCTGCGGCTCCGGCAGCAGGTCGAGCCGGTTCAGCAGCAGCGCCACCGCGCAGGCGTCGCGCGGCGCCAGCAGGCGGATGTTGTCCGGATCCGACGTCGCCAGCCCGACCAGCCGGGCGAGATGGGCCACGTCGTCGTCGCTAGTGTTCGGCATCGTCGTCTCCCAGAAGCACGGGCGAAAATCCTATAAACGATGTCGCATACGGGCCGGAATGCCTCATTCCCGACAAAATCGCGTGTGCCGCGATGGAAATCAGGCTAGGAGGGCGCGCATCGGATCCACAAGAAGAAGATCGAACCATGGCCGCAGCACCGGAGGGCGGGCTCCACCAGGGCCTGCAGCAGCGCCACCTCAGCATGATCGCGATCGGCGGCGTCATCGGCGCCGGCCTGTTCGTCGGCTCCAGCTCCATCATCGGCACGGTCGGCCCGGGCGCCTTCCTGACCTATGCGGTCACCGGCGTGCTGATCATCATGGTGATGCGCATGCTGGGAGAGATGGCGGCGGCCAATCCCTCCACCGGCTCCTTCTCCGATTACGCCCGGCTGGCGCTGGGCGACTGGGCCGGCTTCACCGTGGCCTGGCTGTACTGGTACTTCTGGGTGATCGTGGTCGGGTTCGAGGCGGTGGCCGGCGCCGGCCTCTTGCAGAAATGGCTGCCGGACGTGCCGCTGTGGGCGGCGTCGCTGGGCCTGCTGCTGCTGATGACCGCGACCAACCTCTATTCCGTCCGCTCCTTCGGCGAGTTCGAGTACTGGTTCGCCGGCATCAAGGTGGCGACCATCGTGGTCTTCCTGATCCTCGGCACCGTCTATGTGCTGGGGCTGTGGCCCGGCCGGGACATGGACTTCTCGAACCTGACGCCGGCGGCCGGCTTCCTGCCGAACGGCGTCGGGGCGATCTTCTCCGGCATCGTCGTGGTGGTGTTCTCGATGGTGGGGGCGGAGATCGCCACCATCGCCGCGGCCGAGGCCAAGGACCCGGAGCGCGCGGTGGTGCGCGCCACCCGCTCCGTCGTGGTCCGCATCCTGATCTTCTACATCGGCTCGGTGTTCCTGCTGGCCGTGATCCTGCCCTGGGACAGCCTGGCGCCGAAGCAGTCGCCCTTCGTCGTCGCCTTCGAACGGATGGGCATCCCCTGGGCCGGCGACCTGATGAACGCGGTGGTGCTGACCGCCGTGCTGTCCTGCCTGAACTCCGGGCTCTACACCGCCTCGCGCATGCTGTTCGTGCTGGCCGGGCGGCGCGAGGCACCAGCCGCCCTCACCCGCACCACCAAGGGCGGCGTTCCGGCCCGGGCGATCCTGGCCTCGACCGTGATCGGCTACCTGTCGGTGATCGCCGCCTATGTCTCGCCGGACACGGTGTTCCTGTTCCTGCTGAACTCCTCCGGCGCCGTCATCCTGTTCGTCTATCTGATGATCGCCGTGTCGCAGCTGGTGCTGCGCCCGCGCACCCCGCCACAGCGGCTGCGGGTGAAGATGTGGCTCTTCCCGGCGCTCACGCTCCTCACCATCGCCGGCATGGTGGCGGTGCTGGTGGCGATGGGATTCCAGGCCGACACCCGGTCGCAGATCCTCCTCAGCCTGGCCTCGGCCGCCGTGGTGGTCGCGGCCTGGCTGGCGCGGCGCGCCGTGTTCGGGCGAAGCCCTCCGGTCCCGGCGGAGGCGCGCTGATCAACCTCCGCCTGCAGGAGCGGCCGCGGCGTCGGGATTGGAGGCGGGATAGCGCCGGCCGGAACAGCGCACTCCGGCCTCGCAGGCGCCATACTCTCCGGTGCATTGCGCCTTCGCCCTGGCCTTGGCGACGGCGGGGTCCGTGTTGACCACGACCTCGTAGACGGGCCGGCCGTCGGTGGGCCAGGCGATGCCGGCACAGCTGCTCTCGAAGACCTGCACGATCTTGCAGCCGGTGCATTTCGACAGGGCCACCCGCTCGGCCGACCGCCGGTCCGGCAGGCCGTAGCCGCCCCGGATGTCGTGGCCATCCGACGCCACCGCGCCCCAGTACTCGCGATCGACGATCTCGGCCGACATCTCCTCGATCTCGTCCACGGTCGCGGTCCTGGCCGGCTCGTTGTCCTCCGCCGTGAACG
This genomic window contains:
- a CDS encoding anti-sigma factor; the protein is MTQTTPTEAEIQAYIDGELDLPRRIEVEAHLEANPALAAQVMADLRLRDALRLAFAEDAGIRVASYENARLLGRAVRWRRLAGRLRRVAAVVLLVGIGWGAQSILGVTRIDSASATIPAYADEAGDAYRTVLYRHLVDPAEPKGGLKPEDLAKAPITLPDLPQGWSIRSIEVVPWDGGSGFEATIDTDRFGLVTLFAAATDGFDVQTPQAQRAKDVTVAYWQVGPSVYALCAEAKAEDLLVAANGLADTLY
- the mreC gene encoding rod shape-determining protein MreC, with the protein product MVRIAAIRAVAHRFSFGLLLFAAISLLMVGKIDAVLLDGARARVVDAVAPILDAMSRPAASVARLVTEMQSLSDIRGENARLRQEVATLRQYQDVAFRLEAENLTLRNLLNYTPDSAHSFLTARVVADNGGAFVRSLTINLGAANGIRDGQAVLGGRGLIGRIVQTGDHSARVLLITDLNARIPVVVERTQQRAIVGGDNTDRPRLLYLPPDASIRVGDRIVTSGNGGMFPAGLPVGIVAAAQDSAVRIQPIEPLEAIPYVKVVDFRALDPGMAMQPVPGFAQ
- the mrdA gene encoding penicillin-binding protein 2, whose translation is MERDTDRSRGFTRRAFALGGLKLGLLSVLGGRLYYLQVEESDRYKVLAESNRINMRLLAPSRGLITDRFGTQLAVNDQNFRVVLVAEEAKDIQGVLGRLAQGVPLTDADLARIVRDVKRRRAFVPVTVKENLSWEQVSWIDVNGPELPGLSIEVGESRRYPFGTEMAHVIGYVGAVAEADLTGEPVLSLPGFRIGKSGVERQYETDLRGVAGSSQVEVNAVGRVIRELNREEGKPGQEVRLTIDFELQRYVMERLKSEFSAAAVIMDVHNGDVLAMASHPSYDANLFPNGISTADWRRLVDDPYGILNNKVINGQYPPGSTFKIAVAMTALEAGVTTPDQRVFCPGYVNLGDHRFHCWKRGGHGSLNVVDAMAQSCDVYFYEMARRLGIDRLAEGANKFGIGQKLGVDLPNERPGLMPTKAWKEGAMGTSWQLGESLIAGIGQGYVLATPLQLATMTSRLVNGGKAVVPRLVMAVGDQVMPETPDVPSMGFAKAHIDTVMEGTAAVMTRGTGRKSQIKQKGMEMGGKSGTSQVRRISMAERAAGVNPDNWPWNQRHHAWFVAYAPVGAPRYACSVIVEHGGGGSEYAAPIARDILLECQQRESGRRLLSAAPGEGADKG
- a CDS encoding rod shape-determining protein, which produces MFNFFGFLSADMAIDLGTANTLVYVKGRGIVLNEPSVVAIANIRGKKQVLAVGDEAKQMLGRTPGNITAIRPLRDGVIADFEVAEEMIKHFIRKVHNRRSFAAPEVIVCVPSGSTAVERRAIQESAESAGARRVYLIEEPMAAAIGAGLPVTEPTGSMVVDIGGGTTEVAVLSLGGIVYSRSVRVGGDKMDEAIIAYIRRNHNLLIGEGSSERIKKEIGTAAPPEDGEGRYMEIKGRDLLNGVPKELVISERQIAESLSEPVSQIVEAVKVALEHTAPELAADIVDKGIVLTGGGSLLGNLDLVLRHATGLPVSIADDPLSCVALGTGRALEEMKTLKHVLINMY
- a CDS encoding Bax inhibitor-1/YccA family protein gives rise to the protein MNMQQYEWQGTAARATAAELDAGLRQHMLRVYNYMGLGLVLTGLVAYLVASTPAIYIPIFTSPLKWAVMLAPLAFVFFFSFRIHAISSSTAQMVFWLFCGAMGLSMASIFLVFTGTSIARTFMITAVMFGAMSLYGYTTKADLSRFGSFLMMGLVGIIIASIVNIFLGSTALQFVVSVAGVLIFTGLTAWDTQRIKEEYAEHYDSESLNKLAVMGALSLYLNFINMFQLLLQLTGMTREE
- the mreD gene encoding rod shape-determining protein MreD is translated as MTGDLLHKLDLAARHAAPGAVTLILVLVGVTPTQLPYYSAIAPLLPLASVYYWGVHRPDLMPMWLIFLVGLLHDALTDAPIGLHAAILLLCQWVLLRQRRFLAGRPFVVLWLGFAVLAAVVTLVEWIGVGLYDVAIVPPRPLLVRLAVTIALFPPLAWLFIQVHRGFLRAGD
- a CDS encoding sigma-70 family RNA polymerase sigma factor, which codes for MKRRKDDFDVIAELPGLKRYALVLTRDAAEAEDLLQETLLKAYEGRRGWQPDRALRPWLFSIMHNAHASRLRGRRAEDARIAQATQFAPESGAPSQDARVQLAQVQRALLTLPEEQREALLLVAVEEFRYQEAATILGIPLGTLMSRLGRARAALRETVGSGAGDAAGTDGPTPPRLRLVE